The Chryseobacterium sp. 52 genome includes a region encoding these proteins:
- a CDS encoding vWA domain-containing protein, producing the protein MENNHDIDKRFNDASKLSEEPAVFPGFDKVWAKVEEKLDKKEEKKSILPVWFPYGIAASLIIGLGAFYFISKNETVEPAKPFIVENRMEVQPEKNVVRVVDSTVKSNIEKEIETSTSPQKRPVLAYEDHKISEGISKAETGNKYDEIYASRNADYSTDEYFIKKKDEPVVTAPQKRGQWKDTLRTQSIEEVVLTGLLPKKKVDYTSSAVSVQSNYIASNTPQALQGTVAGVQVQAYGIKRKRNQIANNSNTGNIGYLNNNNPILIRGAASLNGANEPLYIINGKIENRDYFSTLNPKKIKSVEVVKGEAASALYGSRGANGIVVVLTKRLSRKEKRRMEEMQKTINQYKQNPVSENEAYDEFVENPFELTKNQPLSTFSIDVDKAAYSNIRRMINNGQTVDKNAVRIEEMINYFKYTYPQPKNNDPFSINTEYSDAPWNPDHKLLKIGLQGKNIGMDKLTPSNLVFLIDVSGSMDAANKLPLLKSSFKVLLDQLRPQDKVGIVVYAGSAGMVLPPTSAQEKDKIILALDHLQAGGSTAGGEGIELAYKLAQENFIKNGNNRVIIATDGDFNVGASSTSDVKTLIEEKRKSGVFLTCLGFGMGNYKDNMLETLADKGNGNYAYIDNLQEANKFLGREFAGSIYTIAKDVKIQIEFNPKYVSSYRLIGYENRKLRNEDFTNDKIDAGELGSGHTVTALYEVIPVHMKSAFLPDENKLKYNTTSSSENFSDELATVKFRYKNPDGDKSKEIVQVVKNTNTSMVSASSDFKFISSVAWFGLVLRKSDLIQKKDLSDIEKLAKQGKSNDEEGYRSEFLRLVESYKTISK; encoded by the coding sequence ATGGAAAATAATCACGACATAGATAAAAGATTCAATGATGCTTCTAAGCTTTCAGAAGAACCGGCTGTTTTTCCGGGTTTTGATAAAGTTTGGGCAAAAGTTGAAGAAAAATTAGATAAAAAAGAAGAGAAAAAGAGCATACTGCCGGTATGGTTTCCTTATGGAATTGCCGCCAGCTTGATAATTGGCCTGGGAGCATTTTATTTTATCAGTAAAAATGAAACCGTTGAACCTGCTAAACCATTCATTGTAGAAAACCGGATGGAAGTTCAACCTGAAAAGAATGTTGTCCGTGTAGTGGACAGTACAGTGAAATCTAATATTGAAAAAGAAATTGAAACCTCCACATCTCCGCAAAAAAGACCTGTTTTAGCGTATGAGGACCATAAAATTTCAGAAGGGATAAGTAAGGCTGAAACTGGGAATAAATATGATGAGATCTACGCTTCAAGAAATGCAGATTATTCTACTGACGAATATTTCATCAAAAAGAAAGATGAACCCGTTGTTACGGCTCCCCAGAAAAGAGGACAATGGAAAGATACTTTAAGAACTCAAAGTATCGAAGAAGTAGTTTTAACAGGATTGTTGCCTAAAAAGAAAGTTGACTATACCTCAAGTGCGGTTAGTGTACAGTCCAATTACATTGCATCAAATACTCCTCAGGCTCTTCAGGGAACAGTAGCAGGAGTTCAGGTACAGGCTTATGGAATTAAAAGAAAACGTAATCAGATAGCGAACAATTCTAATACTGGGAACATTGGTTATTTAAATAATAATAACCCAATTTTAATAAGAGGAGCTGCATCTTTGAACGGGGCAAATGAGCCATTGTATATCATCAATGGTAAGATCGAGAACCGTGATTATTTCAGTACTTTAAATCCTAAAAAGATTAAAAGTGTAGAAGTGGTAAAAGGAGAAGCTGCATCTGCATTGTACGGAAGCAGAGGAGCGAACGGAATCGTTGTAGTACTCACCAAAAGACTCTCAAGAAAGGAAAAAAGAAGAATGGAGGAGATGCAGAAAACCATTAATCAATATAAACAGAATCCTGTTTCTGAAAATGAGGCATACGATGAATTTGTAGAAAACCCTTTTGAGCTGACAAAAAACCAGCCGCTATCAACCTTTTCTATTGATGTGGACAAGGCTGCCTATTCCAATATCAGAAGAATGATCAACAACGGACAAACGGTAGATAAAAATGCAGTAAGGATTGAAGAAATGATTAACTATTTTAAATACACCTATCCTCAGCCTAAGAATAATGATCCTTTTTCAATTAATACAGAATATAGTGACGCCCCTTGGAATCCTGATCATAAACTTTTAAAGATAGGTCTTCAGGGAAAAAATATAGGAATGGACAAACTGACACCTTCCAATCTTGTATTTCTGATTGATGTTTCAGGTTCTATGGATGCAGCAAATAAACTTCCTCTTTTGAAATCATCTTTTAAAGTGTTACTGGATCAGCTCAGACCGCAGGATAAAGTCGGGATTGTAGTCTATGCAGGAAGTGCAGGGATGGTGTTACCTCCAACTTCTGCTCAGGAGAAAGACAAAATAATTCTTGCGCTTGATCATCTGCAGGCAGGCGGAAGTACTGCAGGCGGAGAAGGAATTGAACTTGCCTATAAACTGGCTCAGGAAAACTTTATTAAAAATGGCAACAACCGGGTCATTATTGCTACAGATGGTGATTTTAATGTCGGAGCTTCTTCTACTTCTGATGTAAAAACTTTAATTGAGGAAAAAAGAAAATCCGGAGTTTTTCTTACCTGCCTTGGTTTTGGAATGGGGAATTATAAAGATAATATGCTTGAAACGCTTGCTGATAAAGGAAACGGAAATTATGCTTACATCGACAATCTTCAGGAGGCCAATAAATTTCTGGGAAGAGAATTTGCAGGCAGTATATATACCATTGCAAAAGATGTAAAGATCCAGATTGAGTTTAACCCAAAATATGTAAGTTCTTACCGTCTGATTGGCTACGAAAACAGAAAGCTGAGAAATGAAGATTTTACCAATGATAAAATTGATGCGGGAGAATTGGGAAGCGGACATACCGTAACAGCCTTATATGAAGTGATTCCTGTCCATATGAAATCTGCGTTTTTACCTGACGAAAATAAATTGAAATATAATACAACTTCTTCTTCTGAAAACTTCAGCGATGAACTGGCGACCGTAAAATTCCGGTACAAAAATCCTGACGGAGATAAAAGCAAAGAAATAGTTCAGGTGGTAAAAAACACCAATACTTCAATGGTATCTGCAAGTTCGGATTTTAAGTTTATATCATCGGTTGCATGGTTCGGATTGGTCTTACGGAAATCTGACCTGATTCAGAAAAAAGATCTTTCTGATATTGAAAAACTGGCTAAACAGGGGAAAAGTAATGATGAAGAAGGTTACAGATCTGAATTCTTAAGATTGGTAGAAAGCTACAAAACAATTTCAAAATAA